The sequence AGGGGACATGGGTCACCAACAATTGTGCTAGAGGCGGTCGCGTCTCATGACTTGTGGATTTGGCATGCCTTCTTTGGGGTCGCCGGTTCACGCAACGATATCAACGTGTTATATGAATCTCCAATCTTCAACAACGTCTTGCAAAGAAATGCACCGGAGGTTAATTTCACGGTGAACGGCACTACATATACGAAAGGTTATTATTTAACAGATGGAATATATCCCGAGTGGACTACTTTCGTTAAGGCTTTTCCTTGCCCGGAGGATCCCAAGAGAAAGTTGTTTAAGGAAAGACAGGAATCTGCAAGAAAAGATGTCGAGCGGGCATTTGGTGTGCTCCAATCTCGATGGGCGATTGTCAGAGGCCCAGCTCGCTATTGGTATaggaaaaaattaaaacaaataatgTTAGCATGCATTATTTTGCATAACATGATTATTGAGGACGAAGGAGGTCACGTGATAGATTGGTACAACGATGAAGCGGATGAACTTGCACAACCTATCTTAGGATCCAACCGAGGGTTTCAGGATTATCTTAGGACAAATTCAGAACTACGTGACACTCAAGTTCATCACCAACTTCGCGCGGACTTAGTGGAGCATATCTGGGAGAATTGCAACAACATGAATCCGTGAATTAATATtgtatttgttatttttaatttctttgaattgttatttttttaaagttattgttgcatttgaatttaataatttcgtgtattgaataaatatattaaaatgattttatttatttttaaaattaattaaattaaaacttaaaatataatattataattataaatatattataaaatgtaaagaaaatgaatttatttagtataaaataattttataatgttGAGTGGAATGTGGGACCCATAAATAATGAGTGTTAATGTTAATAGGATTGTGGGTGGAAAGAAGGATGTGTTATTAACAGTGGGACCCATGACTTTTGATGATGTGGAGGGTGTTATTGGTGTTATTAATGGATAGGGTTGTGGATGCTCTTATGCTTTATATAACAACTTCGAAGTACATTGTactcaattaaaaaataataattattgctCCTCTGTtgccctttttatttatttaatgggACGTAGCATAATTTGTTCCGACAGAAATGCATTTATAAGGAATACTACGAACGAGCTCTTTTAATAGGCAGAAATGGACAATGGTACCATGATCAATCCATGGAGTTTTCCTTGTCTGGTATATTTATAGCTAAAACAAGGAACtaattttcttctctctttttttagGGGGAAACTTGTAATTCTCATTATCCAAAAGTAGTTCAAATTACAATGTTTTCCAACCAAATAAACAAATTCTCAATCTCCCATAGAACTGGAGAAGTACTGAAAAAAAGTACGTAGCAACAGAGTTTTTCGTTCGTCGGacattaaggtagtgtttggaagagtttctaggaagcacttctcaactttttgttaacaaaattttacaaaatttcaaatttttgttaacgaaaaaGCTAAAAAGTACTTAAAAAATGCTCATCCAAACACTACTTAAGTATATCAATAGCTTATGCCGAGTCCATCAATTTGCAAATTGACCGTATACGAGCTCCTGTAGAGTAGATCATCATCTACTCCCGTAACTGCTTGCATCGAATATAGAGAGTCCGAGACAACTAGAAATCTTGAAGGCCCCTCTCATGCACAATATGAAAGAAGAGAGAgtacttatatatttttttt comes from Henckelia pumila isolate YLH828 chromosome 4, ASM3356847v2, whole genome shotgun sequence and encodes:
- the LOC140860446 gene encoding protein ANTAGONIST OF LIKE HETEROCHROMATIN PROTEIN 1-like, with translation MEAYQRRETRRRRRFIQRNREAGHERLVNDYFSTNPVYHDGIFRRRFRMRRELFLRIVTALENHSTFFQQREDVVRRKGLSPLQKCTAAIRQLAYGVPADHLDEYLRMGESTAIRCLFKFCEYLVEIFGDRYLRRPNGDDVQRLLQMHVDRHGFPGMLGSLDCMHWKWKNCPVAWKGQFTRGHGSPTIVLEAVASHDLWIWHAFFGVAGSRNDINVLYESPIFNNVLQRNAPEVNFTVNGTTYTKGYYLTDGIYPEWTTFVKAFPCPEDPKRKLFKERQESARKDVERAFGVLQSRWAIVRGPARYWYRKKLKQIMLACIILHNMIIEDEGGHVIDWYNDEADELAQPILGSNRGFQDYLRTNSELRDTQVHHQLRADLVEHIWENCNNMNP